In one window of Macrobrachium rosenbergii isolate ZJJX-2024 chromosome 11, ASM4041242v1, whole genome shotgun sequence DNA:
- the LOC136843174 gene encoding UDP-glycosyltransferase UGT5-like: MLKQLVLAVALVTASECSRILMILPLGSTSHKNIITPLAESLGQRGHQVTIASLHAGSANASRSYTDLVAADAWNSIRKATGEFDVFKMREASGGKNVNSQVMRKVIHHLPEYCDAFLRDPGVQDAWRTKPDLILLPAFMNECGLALVHKFKVPFMYITTSGLTPWTADLLGNPEHPAYVPNQYLPYGDHMNLWERTVNTIVRFITPYLRNRLVLSRLDGVVQRFLKDPFVSLSEVEKNVSMVLVNSHYSLGYPRPLLPNVVEVGGMHCRNPRPLEDEQLKHFLDSSPVPVVFFSLGSSIRSEQLPAHLRNAFVSSFARLPYRIVWKWEGAPIPGLSENVLTRAWVPQQDILGHEKVRAFLTHGGLLSMQEAIYHNVPMIGIPLMSDQHLNVRQVVNLGIGRELSIETLNSDSVTEAITAVIENESYRNQVKKRSALLKDQETSSLDRAVYWTEHVLRHGGAQHLRSAAANMPIHQYVLIDVAALLLTAVAVLLFLFKRLLASATRALKGIIKKATGKALKIIMSQATEH; encoded by the exons ATGCTCAAGCAACTTGTTTTAGCAGTTGCCTTGGTAACGGCATCTGAGTGCTCACGAATATTAATGATTCTGCCCTTAGGATCTACCTCCCACAAGAACATCATCACGCCCTTAGCCGAGTCCCTTGGGCAGCGAGGACATCAGGTCACCATTGCCTCCCTGCATGCAGGCTCTGCAAATGCCTCTCGTTCTTACACCGATCTTGTGGCTGCTGACGCTTGGAACTCTATCCGGAAAGCGACGGGAGAATTTGATGTCTTCAAGATGAGAGAAGCGAGCGGAGGGAAGAACGTTAACTCACAGGTGATGAGAAAAGTCATTCATCATCTGCCTGAGTACTGTGACGCCTTCTTGAGAGACCCCGGAGTACAAGACGCCTGGCGCACCAAGCCCGATTTGATTTTGCTGCCAGCATTCATGAATGAGTGTGGATTAGCCCTTGTCCACAAATTCAAGGTCCCCTTTATGTACATAACTACGTCTGGGCTCACACCCTGGACTGCTGACCTCCTCGGAAACCCAGAGCATCCTGCATATGTCCCCAATCAGTATCTTCCATATGGAGACCACATGAACCTCTGGGAAAGAACAGTGAACACAATAGTCAG GTTCATCACACCATACTTGCGAAATCGTCTTGTGCTCTCGCGGTTGGATGGTGTTGTCCAGAGGTTCTTGAAGGATCCATTTGTATCTCTGTCTGAAGTCGAGAAGAATGTTTCAATGGTTCTCGTCAACTCTCACTACTCCCTTGGCTACCCTCGCCCATTGCTGCCTAATGTTGTGGAAGTGGGCGGTATGCACTGTCGGAATCCACGCCCCTTGGAAGATGAGCAGCTGAAGCACTTCTTAGACTCCTCTCCTGTTCCTGTAGTTTTCTTCAGCCTTGGGTCCTCCATTCGTAGCGAACAATTACCTGCTCACCTGCGCAACGCTTTCGTATCGTCCTTTGCTCGCCTTCCATATCGCATCGTATGGAAATGGGAAGGAGCTCCTATTCCAGGTCTGTCAGAAAATGTCTTGACAAGGGCCTGGGTTCCCCAGCAGGACATTCTTGGACACGAGAAAGTGAGGGCCTTCTTAACTCATGGTGGATTACTGTCTATGCAAGAGGCTATTTACCACAATGTCCCTATGATTGGCATTCCCTTGATGAGCGACCAACACCTGAATGTGCGTCAGGTAGTCAATTTAGGCATTGGCCGGGAACTGTCCATTGAGACCTTGAACTCAGATTCTGTCACAGAGGCCATCACAGCAGTCATCGAAAACGAGTCCTACCGAAATCAGGTCAAGAAAAGGTCTGCGCTATTGAAGGACCAAGAAACGTCGTCCCTAGATCGAGCCGTTTACTGGACCGAACATGTCCTCCGTCACGGGGGAGCTCAACACCTGAGATCAGCGGCTGCTAACATGCCCATCCATCAATACGTGCTGATAGACGTCGCCGCCCTCCTCCTCACCGCCGTCGCTGTATTGCTGTTCTTGTTCAAGCGGTTGCTGGCGTCTGCTACTCGAGCCCTCAAAGGGATAATAAAAAAGGCAACAGGCaaagctttgaaaataataatgtctCAGGCCACAGAGCACTGA